The following coding sequences lie in one Phyllopteryx taeniolatus isolate TA_2022b chromosome 4, UOR_Ptae_1.2, whole genome shotgun sequence genomic window:
- the LOC133476386 gene encoding uncharacterized protein LOC133476386, producing the protein MENLSLHIPSSSNKNSMDLDNFTTYSDLPSPPPEGGARASRQAKGSKPTVASRRKREFISDEKKDDSYWEKRRKNNEAAKRSREKRRLNDMVLENRVMALNEENVRLKTELLQLKLRFGLISTASYMEKSQQIANSAAAANTSSNVSSSNGTPNNAYNSSSGYSSASQVMLNSDSSETEQPSRGERHSALHKYSPRGSVSDLSDGSSRDSPEPLGYNIKKEPPTMEMARLESNGLPGGIVHGLPSGAYHGIHPALMSPHQQSAQLAEASIDYQQQQAHMEAPHSTAQASSSQRSVILFHPSSGCYPIASQRPDEQERRPQHGQHSLTSKFSECSVTIAEVAEKLERTKTMDCEQYDYSEELQTRYNSQQQHESHHGPYSCRGQENDLEQAESRNPFAPNLTRSTEEDTSAFSQHNGYLNTMDEEPPALTYEGGPRADGFYQENSSTKDTSSSDGDPRSSDKEASTDDESPSSSSSDISSYHQKTSATVGPHGYCQTEVKATALPHKLRLKNRAMSTGDTKAQLEVCMSVSMSPSPTLPQHPYLALPGNSNSGQVSREAENEVEYTEDGRPRSDERLDSKRHQAVVRGVFKNSWEML; encoded by the coding sequence ATGGAGAACCTGAGTCTCCACATCCCATCCAGCAGCAACAAAAATTCCatggatttggacaattttactACCTATAGCGATCTCCCATCCCCTCCTCCTGAGGGTGGAGCACGTGCCAGCCGTCAGGCTAAAGGATCTAAGCCTACTGTGGCATCCCGCCGCAAGCGGGAGTTCATCTCTGATGAGAAAAAGGATGATTCGTATTGGGAAAAACGGAGGAAGAACAATGAAGCAGCTAAGCGCTCAAGGGAAAAACGGCGCCTGAATGACATGGTTCTAGAGAACCGGGTCATGGCCCTAAATGAGGAGAATGTTCGTCTAAAAACAGAACTACTTCAGCTCAAGTTGCGATTCGGCCTCATCAGCACGGCATCCTACATGGAGAAAAGCCAGCAGATCGCTAACAGCGCAGCTGCTGCTAACACGAGTAGCAATGTAAGCAGCAGCAATGGCACCCCCAACAACGCCTACAACTCAAGTAGCGGCTACTCTAGTGCGTCCCAGGTGATGCTGAATTCAGACTCTTCTGAAACCGAACAGCCCAGCCGCGGTGAGCGCCACTCCGCGCTCCACAAGTATTCTCCCAGGGGATCTGTGTCCGACTTGTCTGACGGCTCCTCAAGGGACAGCCCCGAGCCTTTGGGCTACAACATAAAGAAGGAGCCTCCCACCATGGAGATGGCAAGACTGGAAAGCAATGGCCTGCCTGGTGGCATAGTCCATGGATTGCCAAGTGGTGCCTACCATGGAATCCATCCTGCTTTGATGTCTCCTCACCAGCAGAGTGCACAATTGGCTGAAGCTTCTATAGACtaccagcagcagcaggcccACATGGAAGCCCCCCATTCCACTGCCCAAGCCTCTTCTTCACAAAGGAGTGTCATCCTGTTTCACCCTAGCAGCGGGTGTTACCCAATTGCGAGCCAGAGGCCAGATGAGCAGGAGAGAAGGCCGCAACACGGCCAGCACTCCTTGACCTCAAAGTTCTCAGAATGTTCAGTGACCATCGCCGAGGTCGCTGAGAAGCTAGAGAGGACAAAGACGATGGACTGTGAGCAGTATGACTACTCTGAGGAGCTGCAGACAAGGTACAACAGCCAACAGCAGCACGAGAGCCATCACGGGCCTTACAGCTGCCGGGGTCAGGAGAACGATCTTGAGCAAGCTGAAAGCCGGAACCCCTTTGCTCCTAATCTGACCCGCAGCACTGAAGAGGACACGTCGGCGTTCTCACAGCACAATGGCTACCTCAACACAATGGACGAAGAGCCTCCAGCGCTCACCTATGAGGGAGGCCCTAGAGCTGATGGCTTCTACCAAGAGAATTCCTCTACTAAAGATACATCATCTAGCGACGGGGACCCCCGGAGCTCCGACAAAGAGGCCTCGACTGATGACGAATCcccctcctcatcatcctcagACATCAGCAGCTACCACCAGAAAACTTCAGCAACTGTCGGGCCACACGGATATTGCCAAACTGAGGTCAAAGCGACTGCCCTGCCCCACAAGTTGCGACTCAAGAACCGAGCTATGTCCACCGGGGACACAAAAGCACAGCTGGAGGTCTGCATGAGCGTCTCCATGTCCCCATCCCCAACCCTGCCCCAGCACCCTTACCTGGCACTGCCTGGCAACTCTAACAGCGGCCAGGTCAGCAGAGAGGCAGAGAATGAGGTGGAGTACACTGAGGACGGCAGGCCCAGGTCGGATGAGCGACTGGACTCAAAAAGGCATCAAGCGGTGGTTAGAGGTGTATTTAAGAACAGTTGGGAGATGCTCTAG